One window of the Periophthalmus magnuspinnatus isolate fPerMag1 chromosome 6, fPerMag1.2.pri, whole genome shotgun sequence genome contains the following:
- the ptpn9a gene encoding tyrosine-protein phosphatase non-receptor type 9: MAATLTVEEEQATRQFLEEINKWTSQHGVSPLSKDLAVKFLMARKFDVLRAIELFHSYRETRLKEGIVRLQPHEEPLRSELLSGKFTVLNARDPSGASIALYTAKLHHPNKTGNHVVLQALFYLLDRAVESFETQRNGLVFIYDMAGSNYTNFELDLSKKILNLLKGAFPARLKKVLIVGAPVWFRVPYNLLSLLLKEKLRERVQMVKTAELKQHLPRDCLPQHLGGLLPLDAHTMNQQLLSGQNGRVDPVDELVGIPVEEGSVHVPGPESMRPQELMTLLGRLQRSGVHQEYEDLRKEPPPGTFHHSQAVYNQDKNRYGDVLCLDQTRVKLKPRRNERSDYINASYMDGYKQKNAYIGTQGPLERTYGDFWRMVWEQNVLVIVMTTRTEEGSRRKCGQYWPLEEGGQEVYGHIAVVNQRVDHHPHYNHTTLELHNTETCEQRQVSHFQYLSWPDYGVPTSAVTLIDFLNAVKKQQKKTVKALGQQWTGHPLGPPMVVHCSAGIGRTGTFCALDICLSQLQDVGSLNVHQTVKRMRTQRAFSIQTPDQYYFCYNAILEHAQRHGLLPTNQ; encoded by the exons GCGACAAGGCAGTTTTTGGAGGAGATAAACAAATGGACCAGTCAGCACGGAGTGTCCCCTCTGTCCAAGGACCTGGCCGTGAAGTTCCTCATGGCTCGGAAGTTTGACGTGCTCAGAGCCATTGAGCTTTTCCACAGCTATAGG gAAACTCGGCTCAAAGAAGGAATCGTGCGACTGCAGCCACATGAGGAGCCGCTTAGGTCCGAACTGCTCAGCGGGAAGTTCACCGTGCTG AATGCTCGGGATCCGTCGGGAGCGTCCATTGCCTTGTACACAGCTAAACTCCACCATCCGAATAAAACAGGAAACCATGTAGTCCTCCAGGCCCTGTTCTACCTCCTGGACCGCGCAGTGGAAAG ttttgaaACACAGAGGAACGGTCTGGTGTTCATTTATGACATGGCAGGATCCAACTACACAAACTTTGAGCTGGACCTCAGCAAGAAAATACTCAATTTATTAAAA GGTGCGTTCCCTGCCAGGCTGAAGAAGGTGCTGATCGTCGGGGCTCCGGTTTGGTTCAGAGTACCCTATAATCTGCTCAGTCTGCTGCTCAAGGAGAAACTCAGGGAGAGG GTGCAGATGGTAAAAACAGCCGAGCTTAAACAGCACCTGCCCAGAGACTGCCTGCCCCAGCATCTCGGGGGGCTGCTGCCTCTGGACGCTCATACCATGAACCAGCAGCTACTGTCGGGTCAGAACGGGAGGGTGGACCCTGTGGATGAGCTGGTGGGCATCCCGGTGGAGGAGGGGTCCGTGCATGTGCCCGGGCCTGAGTCCATGAGGCCCCAGGAGCTGATGACTCTCCTGGGCCGGCTGCAGCGGTCAGGAGTTCACCAGGAGTACGAGGACCTGAGGAAAGAGCCACCACCAGGGACCTTCCACCACTCACA AGCTGTGTACAACCAGGACAAGAATCGCTATGGAGACGTGCTATGCCTCGACCAGACAAGAGTCAAGTTAAAACCGAGACGAAATGAG AGGTCGGACTACATCAACGCGAGCTACATGGACGgctacaaacagaaaaatgcaTATATTGGTACACAAG GGCCACTGGAGAGGACTTACGGAGACTTCTGGAGAATGGTCTGGGAACAAAACGTGCTTGTGATTGTCATGACAACCAG GACAGAGGAGGGCAGTCGGAGGAAGTGTGGTCAGTACTGGCCTCTAGAGGAGGGAGGGCAGGAGGTCTATGGACACATCGCTGTAGTGAACCAGAGAGTGGACCACCACCCACACTACAACCACACCACGCTGGAGCTGCACAACACAGAG aCTTGTGAGCAGAGGCAGGTGAGCCACTTCCAGTACCTGAGCTGGCCGGACTACGGTGTTCCCACCTCAGCTGTGACGCTCATCGACTTCTTGAACGCTgtgaagaagcagcagaagaagacTGTGAAGGCTCTGGGACAGCAGTGGACTGGACACCCCCTCGGACCCCCCATGGTGGTTCACTGCAGCGCGGGCATCGGCAGGACAG GGACGTTTTGTGCTCTGGACATCTGCCTGTCTCAGCTGCAGGACGTGGGCTCTCTGAACGTGCATCAGACGGTGAAGAGGATGAGGACGCAGAGGGCCTTCAGTATCCAGACCCCGGACCAGTACTACTTCTGCTACAACGCCATTTTAGAGCACGCCCAGAGACACGGGCTGCTGCCGACCAATCAGTGA